GTAGCTTTCTCATTTATTATATACTTTGCAATTTCTAGTGCTCTCTCTTCTATATAATCTTTCACGCATTTAGCCCCCTTTGACGGTGTTTTAATAAGTATTAATGTCTTTTTTTATATTTATGCAGGTATTTACCTAAGTAGAACTGTTACAGATAAATTACACTACTTAAACTTAAGTAAGTATTTTATTTTAAAACTGGAACATATGATTTAGGGTCTACATTCTTTCCATTCTTTATAACTTCGAAATGTAAATGTGGCCCTTCTGCTACTTCAAATCCTGATCCTTCACCTATTCCGCTTATTACATCTCCCTTTTTAACACTTTGTCCTACTTTAACCATTTCATCTGTTGATAAGTTCCCGTATTTAGTCATAAGACCATTTCCATGATCTATTGTGATTACTATTCCAAGTCCATCATCCTTCTTAACTTCTTTAATAACTCCATCTAATGATGCCTTTACAGGTGTATCAACTTTTCCTTCTATGTCTATCCCTTTGTGAGTTGTCCATTGTTCTAATGTTTTAGAGTAAATAAGCTTATCAATAGCATAGTTTTTTATAACTTTTCCCATTAAAGGTGTATTCATAACTACGTTATTATTGTTATTTTCTAAGTTTGATGCCTCTACTGAACTATCTTTATGATCCGTACTATTATTTTTTGTTTGCTGATTAGATATTCCATTTTGTTGTGTATTCTTAGCTACATTATTTTTTTCTTGTGTTTTTGGATTGTTTTGAATCTCATTTTTCTTTTGTATTTCATTTTTTTTAATATTTTCTTCTGTACCTTTTAAATTCTCTTGTTGGCCTTCTTTAGATTCTTGTAAATTCAAGTCTATCTCTTCTGTTTTTTCTTCTTTAGTATTTTCAATACTTTTTCCTATTTCTAAATTGTTCTGAGAAACCCAAGCTGCTGATGCTGCTACAAAACATATACAAATAAACAACACCATATAAAATCCATCTTTTTGTATAGTCCTTTTTATTTTCTGTATTGTCTTGTTGTCTCTCAATTTTCTTCTATCGTTATCCAAACCCCTCACCTCCATAATAGTTATTATTATTATTGACACTAATAACGTTTTAATACCTGTCCATTACCAAAAAATAAAAAAATACCAAGATAATCTCAGTATTTTTTTATATCTACACCTGTATAATAGTGTTTTAGTATTTCTTTATAGTTTTTACCATTTTTGCCCATTCCATTTGCTCCCCATTGACTCATCCCAACTCCATGTCCATATCCTAATGTTTGTATTTTTATATTATCTTTTGATAGATTTATTTTAAAATTAGTAGAATTCAAGCCAAATAAATTTCTAAAAACAGTTCCATCTATTGTATTACCATCTATAACAAGCTTTTTTATTCTTCCTGTTGAAGTTTTTTCCGATACTTTTATTTTTTCTGTCACATTTTCTTTTGTTATATTTACTTTTGGATATTTTCCCTTTATTTTTTTGATAAATTCTTCAAAAGTCATTGTTATCACTGATTTAAACTTTGGAGCTTCCTCTTCATAAGGACTTGTAACTGATTTTAAGTATGGATGAGCTGCTGCAAACACTTCTTCTGATGCTTCAGTTTTTCCTCCACTAGTAGAATGAAAAAGTGGCTCACTTATAAGTTGACCATTATATGTAATAAGTTCTCCTTTAGTATCATTTACTGCTGCTTGTAATTTACCCCAATATTCCTCCATCCACTTATCTCCATGTACTTGCTTTAATTCTTCCTTTGACATCCATGCTTGACAATGTACTCCTGTACATAGTGGAGCTTGAGGATGATCAGGATGTCCATTTTTGAACTTTTCTACTCTACTTATTGCATAAGTTCTGGCTGCTACTGCCTGAGCCTTTAAAGCTTCTTCATGAAAAGCAGCAGGCATTTCCGAAGAAACCACTCCTACTACATATTCTTCAAGTCCTATTTCTTCTACTTTTTTAGTTTTTTCATTGTACACCTTAATTTTAGTAGTGTCTTTAAAATCTATATCTTTTGCTATGAAACTTCTATTCTTATTCTTACCCTTTTCTTTTTCATTAATATTAGTATCATTCTTTGCTATTTTATATCCTTGTACTAAAATCATAGGCATAAATACTGTAATAAATATTATAAAAAAAATATATATCCCTATTTTTTTCATCGCTTCCCCCTGTTACTTCTTTATCTAGTCACCATAATCTTTATAAATTATATGAGTATTTTTTAAAGTATATGACTCTAATATTGTTCGATGTAACATAAATGTCATAAAATGTACATTCAATCTTAAAACAATAAGAAATAAAAAAATATATAATATAATTATAAAAGTTGTCTACTCTCTAAATCTTTAGCTAACAAGGAGGTAACAAATGAAAAAATTCATACTAGCTTTATCACTAATAATTATTTTTTTTCAGATTAACATAACTTCTTATGCTAATGGTGAAGAAAATTTTCATAAAAAAATTTCAAAGGGTGTAACAAATAAAGTACCGGTTTTAATGTATCATCACATAATGAACTCTAAAGATATTAAAGAAATGAAATGTACTCAAAATGCTACTATAATATCTGACTCTCAATTTAAAAAAGAAATGAAGTTTTTACACGACAATGGATATTATACTGCGACTTTAGACGAATTAAGAAAATTCATAAAAGGTCAACTTAAGCTTCCCAAAAAAACAGTTGTTATTACTTTTGATGATGGATATTTAAGTAATTTAGTATATGCATATCCTATATTGAAAAAATATCATTTTAATGCAGCTATATTTATGATTGGTAATCTAATGTCTAAATCACCGATGGCCTTTGACAGAACTAAGTTACAATATATAAGCTCTGAAGAATTAGACAAATACAAAGATGTTTTTTACTATGGTAGCCACACATATGGCCTACACGATATAAAAGATGGTAAGGGGTATTTAGTAACTTCACCTAAGGCAAAGGTTATAGAAGATTTAAATAAGAGTAAAAATTTACTTAACACTGATTATTTAGCTTATCCATATGGTCAGTATAATTCTAGTATTATAGAGTGTTTAAAAGAAAAAGGATATAAAATGGCATTTACTATCCAGCAGAGATATGCTGTTAGAAATTCAAAGTTATATGAAGTACCACGATTTGCTATACTTCCAAATACTAGTATGTCTGAATTTAAAGATATTGTTTCTGGAAGAAAGGTTGTTATAAATGGAAAGTTACATACTTTACTTAGATTAACAAAACATAAATTGTCTCAAGTTGTACACTTTTTTACAAACTAATATGGTAGTTAATGACTTATCTCAAAAAGTAAAGTTAGAGGTCTTTATAGTTATGGCTCTAAATAATATGAGATTCTTTAAACTTTACTTTTTTATATTTATGTACTTAATTTTAAAAGATTCTTCAATATTATCTATAAAGCATAATTATTTTATGATTTAATAATATCTTATATGTGATTAATTGCTAAATATAGTCATATATATTATTATTTTTCTTTTAATTGATATATATGGTATTTTATTTTATAATAAATAGGTGTTATGCCCATTTATTATAAAATAAGAAAGGATTTAGTTATAAAATGAAAACAAATTTTAAGACCAAAATATTTATTCTATTAATATTATGTTTTTTAATCTTTTTTCCCCAATTAAAATCTGTTATTAAAGGAGATAAATACGTTAAATCAAAACAACTTAATGCCAATGCATCTCAATCTAAAGACTTCTCAGATAAAATACCTGTATTACTTTATCATCATATAATGGAACCTAACCATATTGAAGAAATGGGATTAACTCAGAACGGCTCTATAATATCTGATGTTCAGTTTAAAAAAGAGATGAAGTTTTTACATGATAATGGTTATTATACTGCGACTTTAGATGAATTAAGGGATTTTATAAAAGGTAAAATTGAGCTTCCTAGTAAAACAGTAGTTATAACTTTTGATGATGGATATTTAAGTAATGCTGTTTATGCTTATCCAGTTCTAAAGGAATATAATTTTAATGCTACTATATTCATGGTAGGTGCAAATTTATTTGAAGAATCACAAGAATATGACTATAAAAAATCACAACATATAAATATTAAAAATTTCAAAAAATATAGTGATGTATTTTCTTATGAAAGTCATACTTATGATTTACATAAATTAGATAATGAAAAGGGTAAATTAATAACTCTTCCTAAAGAAGATGTCTTAAATGATCTAATGAAGAATAAGCAACTTATAAATGCAAAATATTTAGCTTATCCCTATGGTCACTATAATAATGAAACTATAAATATGCTAAAAGAAACTAATCATGAAATGGCTTTTACTGTATCCCCAGGGTATGTAAACAAAGATACGAATATATATGAAGCACCTAGATTCATTATATTTCCTAATACTAGTTTTCAAGAATTCAAGGAAATAGTATCTGGCTCTAAAAAATAATTAAATTATCTTAAAATATAGATTATCTTTATCATGAAGCTTATTGTCAAAGCTATTTAGTTCACTACTATCTAAATAACTTTGACAATATAAAGATGAATTAATATTTATGTTATTTTAAGGTATCAATATTTTTTGTCCTGGAATTATCTTATTTGGATCTATAAGATTATTGTATTCTAAGAGGTTTTGCCATGTTGTTCTAAACATTTTAGCGATTTGATATAATGCATCTCCTGACTTAACTGTATACGTATCTTTATAATCTTGCTCACCAATTTTCTCTTGAGTTTTTTCAAATTTCTTTTCTTCATGTTTCATCTTAATTTTCTTTATCTTATTAATTACTTTAATTCTATTTTGAAAATCTCCAGTTACTATCTCCAATTGCTGTATATATTCTATAACTATTTCATCAAGTGCTGGAAGTTCTAATAACAATTTTTCGTCTTCAAGCATTGTATATCCATCTCCACCAGCTGCCATGAAATCATTAGTCACAACTTTATAGCTTTTATTTAAATCTATTGGAACTCCATTAACTTTGACATTAGTAACCCTATTTCCTTTACTTTTAAATAAGTTCAATGTATATGTTAGTCCTCCTACCTGTGGAAATGCTCCCTTTGATTTCGGATAATCTGACGTTCCATGTTCTAATGCCTTCACTATATTTGAACCTCTTATCTCTTTTAATACTGCATAGTTTCCAAATGGTAATACATCAATTATATTTCCTTTTGTTATTTCCCCAGCTTCAATAGATGCTCTTATTCCGCCACCATTTGTTATGGCTATATCAGCTCCTGAATATTTTATCATAGCATCTGTAATAAGATTTGAAAGATTTGTTTCTCCTGCCCTTACACTTTCCCTTTCTCCATCAAGTCTTTTATTAGACTTTCCAATTATTTGAGAAGTAATTTTTTTATTATCCTCTTCTATTTTAGATATTATGTCTAATACACTTTTATCTGGATTTAATAACTTTGCCTCTTCTTTTGTAAATAGCTTAGCTTCCTTAGATGTAACCTTATTACCTTCAAATTTTAAAGTTACAATACCTAAGTTTTTATCATAATCTCCTGTTTGAGCTATAAGGGTATTTCCCACCCATTTTCCTTTTTCAAGTGTAGTATGACTATGACCATCTATTATTAAATCTATTCCACTTACATTATCAGCTACTTTTTGACTTGTATCTATACTGCTTTCATCAAGGCCTAAGTGAGTTAATGCTACTACTACATCTACTCTTTTTTCTTTAAGTTCAGATACCATTTCTTTTGCTGACTCTATAGGATTTTTAAATGTAAGTCCCTTCACATTTTTAGGATTTGTCTTATAAGTTGTTTCTGGAGTACTTAGTCCAAAAATACCAATTTTTATACCGTCAACTTCTTTGATAACGTAAGAAGTTAAGTATTTACTTCTATCCTCTTTAATTATATTTGATGATATTAAAGGAAATTTCATTTTTTTACTAAGTTCTAATAATCTATCTTGTCCATAGTTAAAATCATGATTCCCTGGAACCATAGCATCATATCCTACTGTATTCATGACTTCTACAACACTTTCACCTTTTGATATACTGGATATTGGTTTTCCATGTAATGTATCTCCTGCATCTAGTAATAAAACATTAGGATTTGAAGATTTAAGTGCTTTAATCTTTGTAGCTATTTTTGCAAATCCCATTCCTTCACTTTCATCTTCTTTGAGCCTTGAATGTGTATCATTAGTATGTACTATAATTATCTCTTTCGTTGATTCTGACCTATCGCTACTATAATTCGTTGTTTCATTAGCAAAAGAGTTATTAATTGGTGCTAAAAAAATAGTAAACAATAATGATACTACTATAAATAGTCTTGAAACTTTTTTAAATTTAAATAGCATATTATCCCCCCTTTTTATATATTTACCATTATATGTAATTATCTATCTACTCAAAAGTCTTTTAACAAAATCATATCAATCATTTAACTTTATTAACATTTATTACTGATTTTTAGCGATTTTTAATATATTACTGAAGTTTTTAAATATATTAAATTATATAAAAATTTAATACTTTCTATGCTTTATTATTTTCATATTTATCTATTCCGTCAGTTATTAAATTTTAAATAATATATTCATGTAAACTCGTCTTTCTTTAAAATAAAAAAACTTAGATATTATATAATATCTAAGTTTTTTTATTTAATCTTCCACTCTATATATCTTTGCACCAAGCTTTGAAAACTTCTCTTCTATATCTGTATATCCTCTATCTATATGATATATATCACTTATTTCTGTTTTTCCTTCTGCTACAAGTCCTGCTAATATAAGTGCTGCACCAGCTCTTAGATCAGTAGCCTTTACAGGTGCTCCTAGTAACTTTTGAGATCCATTTACTATAGCACTTCTTCCATCAATCTTTATATCTGCACCCATTCTCTTTAGTTCATCTATATGCATAAATCTATTTTCAAAAACAGTTTCTGTCATAACACTGATTCCTTGTCCTAAACTCATAAAAGTCATGAACTGTGACTGCATATCAGTAGGGAATCCTGGATAAGGTAAAGTTTTCACATCTGTTGATTTTATATTTCCATTACCTATTACTCTTATTGTTTCTTCTTCTTCGATAACTTCTATTCCACATTCTTGAAGTTTTGCTATAACTGGTTTTATATGATTTGACACAACATTTTCTATAAGTACATCTCCACCTGTTATAGCTGCTGCTACCATAAAAGTACCTGCTTCTATTCTATCTGGTATTATTGAGTGTCGAGTTCCTGTTAATTTTTCAACACCTTTTATTCTTATAGTATTTGTTCCTGCACCTTTTATGTTAGCTCCCATATTATTCAGGAAGTTAGCAAGATCAACTATTTCAGGCTCCATAGCGGCATTCTCTATAATAGTTTCTCCTTTTGCCATTGTTGCCGCCATTATTATGTTTTCTGTAGCTCCAACACTTGGAAAATCTAGGTATATTATATCACCTATAAGTTCTTTTGCAGTAGCTTCTACATATCCCCTTCCTAGATCTATTTTCGCTCCTAGCGCTTTAAATCCTTTTAGATGCAAATCTATAGGTCTAGTTCCTATAGCACATCCTCCTGGTAATGAAATTTTTGCTTTGCCCATTCTAGCAAGCAATGGTCCCATCACCAAAAAAGAAGCTCTCATCTTACTCATTAACTCATAAGGAGCTTCCACGTTATTTATATGTGATGAATTTATTTCTAGCATATCTTTACCAATTTTCTTAACATCTGCACCTAATATTGATAATACTTCTGATATTACTTCAACATCATTAAGTGCTGGTACATCTTCTAATATACAGGTTTCTGTAGCAAGTAGTGATGCTGCCAAAATTGGAAGTGCTGAGTTCTTAGCTCCACTTATTCTAACATTCCCTTTTAACGGTGGGCTTTTTTCAACTATAATTTTAGGCACATTTTCTTCCTCCCTTTTTAGTATCCAATGGCAATTATAGGTGATCCCATTAAAATATACGTTTTGTCTTGGTGTTCATCATATCTCATTCCTATATTCAAATTCATCTTCTCATTTCCTGTATATATATATCTATATATATGAGGTGAATAAATAGATACACTTGCAATAGAAGAGTCAATAACACTTTCGACTTTTTTTCCATCTACAATACTAAGTATTTTACTTATTTTTTTCACTTTTTCACTACTATCTAATTTTCCCTTAAATGTTCCAATAATGCAACTAGTAATTTTTGCATTAGTATTATATTCACTAAAAATACTATCTAATTTACTGGTAATTTCTTTTAAATTCTCATAACTTTTAGTGTCCTCTACCTCTATAAATAGTGTAGTTTCTTCTTGATTTGATTGTTCATCTTTAAAGCTATGTACCATGATAGTAATAAGTCTCTCTTTTTCATCTTTTCCATATAATGCTATTTTCTTTTCTTGTGGTGATAGTAGTCTTTCTCTGTGCATTTCATTTATGTTCAATTTATTTCCTATATTATTTATTATACTATTTATTCCGTTAATATTCATACTTTTTTTAGAAATTGTGCCATTATAGTTTAAATTAATACTATCAAAATCTGCTTCAACCTCTTCAAACGCTTTTATCATGACATCCTCATTTTTATAATCAAACTCTCCAGCAAATGAGTAATTAATAAGCGATAATAACATAATAGTTATAATTCCAAATATTCTTCTAGCTTTCATAAATATATCTACCTCCATATATAAAAAATGAGGAAAGAGTCTGCCATATATAAAAATGTAAAGGGGGAGAAAACATTTTTAATTTGAAACTCTTTCCTCTATATTCATTATTGACAACATGGAGGTTATTTTATACATATGTTAAAAATTAACTTATAAATAATTTATCCACTATTTAATCCCTTATTAACAACTATATACTCTAAATTTTTTACATTTAATTATTTTTTAAGATAATCCAGCTTCTATAATATTTTCCCTACTTTTACTATAATTAAATCTATTTTCTCATCTTTTTCAAATAGCTAAAATTATCAAAAGAAATTCATAATACTATCTTCTAATTATTTTACTAAAACTAATATGATATTATAAAAAACTCGATTAAATAGAAATATAGTCTACCTAATCGAGTTTTTCTAGCATGAGTAAAATACATAGCCAGCTAATTATATATTAATCTGATTTTTATTAATTACTTTATTGTTTCTCCATTGTCTATTATAATTTGAGATTCAAGA
Above is a genomic segment from Gottschalkia purinilytica containing:
- a CDS encoding M23 family metallopeptidase, producing MDNDRRKLRDNKTIQKIKRTIQKDGFYMVLFICICFVAASAAWVSQNNLEIGKSIENTKEEKTEEIDLNLQESKEGQQENLKGTEENIKKNEIQKKNEIQNNPKTQEKNNVAKNTQQNGISNQQTKNNSTDHKDSSVEASNLENNNNNVVMNTPLMGKVIKNYAIDKLIYSKTLEQWTTHKGIDIEGKVDTPVKASLDGVIKEVKKDDGLGIVITIDHGNGLMTKYGNLSTDEMVKVGQSVKKGDVISGIGEGSGFEVAEGPHLHFEVIKNGKNVDPKSYVPVLK
- the spoIID gene encoding stage II sporulation protein D, whose protein sequence is MKKIGIYIFFIIFITVFMPMILVQGYKIAKNDTNINEKEKGKNKNRSFIAKDIDFKDTTKIKVYNEKTKKVEEIGLEEYVVGVVSSEMPAAFHEEALKAQAVAARTYAISRVEKFKNGHPDHPQAPLCTGVHCQAWMSKEELKQVHGDKWMEEYWGKLQAAVNDTKGELITYNGQLISEPLFHSTSGGKTEASEEVFAAAHPYLKSVTSPYEEEAPKFKSVITMTFEEFIKKIKGKYPKVNITKENVTEKIKVSEKTSTGRIKKLVIDGNTIDGTVFRNLFGLNSTNFKINLSKDNIKIQTLGYGHGVGMSQWGANGMGKNGKNYKEILKHYYTGVDIKKY
- a CDS encoding polysaccharide deacetylase family protein, whose protein sequence is MKKFILALSLIIIFFQINITSYANGEENFHKKISKGVTNKVPVLMYHHIMNSKDIKEMKCTQNATIISDSQFKKEMKFLHDNGYYTATLDELRKFIKGQLKLPKKTVVITFDDGYLSNLVYAYPILKKYHFNAAIFMIGNLMSKSPMAFDRTKLQYISSEELDKYKDVFYYGSHTYGLHDIKDGKGYLVTSPKAKVIEDLNKSKNLLNTDYLAYPYGQYNSSIIECLKEKGYKMAFTIQQRYAVRNSKLYEVPRFAILPNTSMSEFKDIVSGRKVVINGKLHTLLRLTKHKLSQVVHFFTN
- a CDS encoding polysaccharide deacetylase family protein gives rise to the protein MKTNFKTKIFILLILCFLIFFPQLKSVIKGDKYVKSKQLNANASQSKDFSDKIPVLLYHHIMEPNHIEEMGLTQNGSIISDVQFKKEMKFLHDNGYYTATLDELRDFIKGKIELPSKTVVITFDDGYLSNAVYAYPVLKEYNFNATIFMVGANLFEESQEYDYKKSQHINIKNFKKYSDVFSYESHTYDLHKLDNEKGKLITLPKEDVLNDLMKNKQLINAKYLAYPYGHYNNETINMLKETNHEMAFTVSPGYVNKDTNIYEAPRFIIFPNTSFQEFKEIVSGSKK
- a CDS encoding 5'-nucleotidase C-terminal domain-containing protein; translated protein: MLFKFKKVSRLFIVVSLLFTIFLAPINNSFANETTNYSSDRSESTKEIIIVHTNDTHSRLKEDESEGMGFAKIATKIKALKSSNPNVLLLDAGDTLHGKPISSISKGESVVEVMNTVGYDAMVPGNHDFNYGQDRLLELSKKMKFPLISSNIIKEDRSKYLTSYVIKEVDGIKIGIFGLSTPETTYKTNPKNVKGLTFKNPIESAKEMVSELKEKRVDVVVALTHLGLDESSIDTSQKVADNVSGIDLIIDGHSHTTLEKGKWVGNTLIAQTGDYDKNLGIVTLKFEGNKVTSKEAKLFTKEEAKLLNPDKSVLDIISKIEEDNKKITSQIIGKSNKRLDGERESVRAGETNLSNLITDAMIKYSGADIAITNGGGIRASIEAGEITKGNIIDVLPFGNYAVLKEIRGSNIVKALEHGTSDYPKSKGAFPQVGGLTYTLNLFKSKGNRVTNVKVNGVPIDLNKSYKVVTNDFMAAGGDGYTMLEDEKLLLELPALDEIVIEYIQQLEIVTGDFQNRIKVINKIKKIKMKHEEKKFEKTQEKIGEQDYKDTYTVKSGDALYQIAKMFRTTWQNLLEYNNLIDPNKIIPGQKILIP
- the murA gene encoding UDP-N-acetylglucosamine 1-carboxyvinyltransferase, whose protein sequence is MPKIIVEKSPPLKGNVRISGAKNSALPILAASLLATETCILEDVPALNDVEVISEVLSILGADVKKIGKDMLEINSSHINNVEAPYELMSKMRASFLVMGPLLARMGKAKISLPGGCAIGTRPIDLHLKGFKALGAKIDLGRGYVEATAKELIGDIIYLDFPSVGATENIIMAATMAKGETIIENAAMEPEIVDLANFLNNMGANIKGAGTNTIRIKGVEKLTGTRHSIIPDRIEAGTFMVAAAITGGDVLIENVVSNHIKPVIAKLQECGIEVIEEEETIRVIGNGNIKSTDVKTLPYPGFPTDMQSQFMTFMSLGQGISVMTETVFENRFMHIDELKRMGADIKIDGRSAIVNGSQKLLGAPVKATDLRAGAALILAGLVAEGKTEISDIYHIDRGYTDIEEKFSKLGAKIYRVED
- a CDS encoding YwmB family TATA-box binding protein, translated to MKARRIFGIITIMLLSLINYSFAGEFDYKNEDVMIKAFEEVEADFDSINLNYNGTISKKSMNINGINSIINNIGNKLNINEMHRERLLSPQEKKIALYGKDEKERLITIMVHSFKDEQSNQEETTLFIEVEDTKSYENLKEITSKLDSIFSEYNTNAKITSCIIGTFKGKLDSSEKVKKISKILSIVDGKKVESVIDSSIASVSIYSPHIYRYIYTGNEKMNLNIGMRYDEHQDKTYILMGSPIIAIGY